A portion of the Candidatus Eisenbacteria bacterium genome contains these proteins:
- a CDS encoding ATP-binding cassette domain-containing protein produces the protein MLSVREVTKRYDGRAVVNSVTFDVQIGEVFALLGPNGAGKTTLIRMITDILRPDQGTITLSGVPVPDLPQGSIAYLPEERGLYRRSKVVETLAYFGALKGLDAAAARAAALKLLERVELRDWAEKQVQALSKGMQQKVQLCCALIGNPRLLILDEPFSGLDPVNVQLFEEILRELRGSGATVLLSTHQMNKVEQVCDRALMLNRGHMVLYGRVADLRRQHADHAVTVRTESRLETVPGVRTIESANGDYKLTLEPATKPEAVLRALIDQGVSIESFALATLPLEDIFVKVVREGLGMDRGVSGPPTVDEHVTVGGAR, from the coding sequence ATGCTCTCAGTTCGTGAGGTCACCAAGCGCTACGACGGCCGTGCGGTCGTGAACAGTGTCACGTTCGACGTCCAGATCGGCGAGGTCTTCGCCCTGCTGGGGCCGAATGGCGCCGGCAAGACCACCCTGATCCGCATGATCACCGACATCCTGCGCCCCGACCAGGGCACCATCACGCTCTCGGGCGTCCCGGTCCCCGATCTGCCGCAGGGCAGCATCGCCTATCTGCCCGAAGAGCGCGGCCTCTACCGCCGCTCGAAGGTGGTCGAAACGCTGGCGTATTTCGGAGCGCTCAAGGGACTCGATGCCGCGGCCGCGCGCGCGGCCGCGCTCAAGCTGCTCGAACGCGTCGAGCTGCGCGACTGGGCGGAGAAGCAGGTCCAGGCACTCTCGAAAGGCATGCAGCAGAAAGTACAGCTGTGCTGCGCCCTGATCGGAAATCCCAGGCTGCTGATCCTCGACGAACCGTTCAGCGGACTCGATCCCGTCAACGTGCAGTTGTTCGAGGAAATCCTGCGCGAGCTGCGCGGATCCGGCGCGACGGTGCTGCTCTCGACCCACCAGATGAACAAGGTCGAGCAGGTGTGCGACCGGGCACTGATGCTCAACCGCGGTCACATGGTGCTCTACGGGCGCGTCGCGGACCTGCGCCGGCAGCACGCGGATCACGCGGTGACGGTGCGGACCGAGTCGCGACTCGAGACCGTCCCCGGCGTGCGAACGATCGAGTCGGCGAACGGCGACTACAAGCTGACGCTCGAGCCCGCCACGAAGCCTGAAGCGGTGCTGCGGGCGTTGATCGATCAGGGCGTATCGATCGAGTCGTTCGCGCTCGCGACCCTGCCGCTCGAGGACATTTTCGTGAAGGTGGTGCGCGAAGGACTCGGCATGGACCGCGGCGTGAGCGGACCTCCGACCGTCGATGAACACGTCACGGTGGGAGGTGCGCGATGA
- a CDS encoding ABC transporter permease translates to MKLDWKRVKTVARREFLTTIKRRAFLFMLIATPAFYALIMMGSSGVAISESRKAIREFKALGVVDSSGRLAGSERSIKSALSPEDLPASRSGTRSAPAPVMPSDTEVRFYATQAEGEAALRSKDISQLMVVPSDYLENGGLRRYATSNSPFTTSVGRSVGRWLSASLIRGQVDSTLAARAARPMEREQYLTLDRDGRFVIEDERRELLNVFMPMAFAMLLGMCVIIGGQYLLQGVSEEKESRILESLLCSVSPDELIVGKLLGLGSVGLMVVTIWASAGLAFAAPMLAAAKFSLPPWLLGVAIAYFIAGYLFFGSLMIGIGAITNNMREAQQFSVWISFANFAPMIVLWAILSRPDGPLAMTLSMLPPTAATTMMMRLTAPGASVPWWQIAISLTLLASSAWLALRMSSRLFRVGMLLYGKTPTLPEIMRWVRQG, encoded by the coding sequence ATGAAGCTCGATTGGAAGCGTGTGAAGACCGTCGCACGACGCGAGTTCCTGACCACGATCAAGCGACGGGCCTTCCTGTTCATGCTGATCGCGACTCCCGCGTTCTACGCGCTGATCATGATGGGAAGCTCGGGGGTCGCGATCTCCGAGAGCCGCAAGGCGATCCGGGAGTTCAAGGCCCTCGGCGTGGTGGATTCGTCGGGCCGGCTCGCGGGTTCGGAACGCAGCATCAAGTCGGCGCTGTCGCCCGAGGATCTGCCGGCGAGCCGCAGCGGCACCCGCTCCGCTCCCGCTCCGGTCATGCCATCCGACACCGAAGTGCGGTTCTACGCCACGCAGGCCGAGGGCGAGGCCGCGCTGCGGTCCAAGGACATTTCCCAGTTGATGGTGGTGCCGTCCGACTATCTCGAGAACGGTGGCCTGCGCCGCTACGCGACCAGCAATTCGCCGTTCACGACTTCGGTCGGCCGGTCGGTGGGCCGCTGGCTCTCGGCCAGTCTGATCCGCGGGCAGGTCGACTCGACGCTGGCGGCTCGCGCCGCGCGCCCCATGGAGCGCGAGCAGTACCTCACGCTCGATCGTGACGGCCGCTTCGTGATCGAGGACGAGCGCCGGGAGCTCCTGAACGTGTTCATGCCGATGGCGTTCGCGATGCTGCTCGGCATGTGCGTGATCATCGGCGGGCAGTACCTGCTTCAGGGCGTCAGCGAGGAGAAGGAGTCCCGCATCCTCGAATCGTTGTTGTGCTCGGTGAGCCCCGACGAGCTGATCGTCGGCAAGCTGCTCGGGCTCGGCTCAGTCGGCCTGATGGTGGTGACGATCTGGGCGAGCGCCGGGCTCGCGTTCGCCGCACCGATGCTCGCGGCCGCGAAATTCTCGTTGCCGCCGTGGCTGCTCGGGGTGGCGATCGCCTACTTCATCGCCGGCTATCTGTTCTTCGGCAGCCTCATGATCGGGATCGGCGCGATCACGAACAATATGCGTGAGGCGCAGCAGTTCTCGGTCTGGATCTCGTTCGCGAACTTCGCCCCCATGATCGTGCTGTGGGCGATCCTTTCACGTCCCGACGGGCCGCTCGCGATGACGCTCTCGATGCTTCCACCCACCGCGGCCACCACCATGATGATGCGGCTCACCGCTCCCGGCGCCTCGGTGCCGTGGTGGCAGATTGCGATCTCGCTCACGCTGCTCGCCAGCTCCGCGTGGCTGGCGCTCCGCATGTCCTCGCGCCTCTTCCGGGTCGGGATGCTGCTCTACGGCAAGACCCCGACGCTGCCCGAAATCATGCGCTGGGTGCGGCAGGGCTGA
- a CDS encoding NAD+ synthase, producing the protein MSQLRLALAQLNPRVGAIDANAARVAECIEKARAQGVDVLAVPEMMIPGYPPEDLLLEPAFIARTIDATRELAPLTRGMTVIVGTLDRDADLFNAAAVLHDGAWAATFRKRYLPNYGVFDENRYFMPGREGSVLLRDGVRIGVSVCEDIWYPGGPVEEQVIRGGAELLVNLSASPYHAGKFDARRRMLATRAADNLAVVAYVNLVGGQDEIVFDGGSLVIDENGDVLVEGERFDEDFLVIDLELSGVFGSRLHDPRLRKERALDESTPLPVIELTAARSVAARPPLAKRAPVLVREPVAEIYDALVLGTRDYVLKNGFREVVLGLSGGADSALVACIAADAIGSTQVIGVAMPSSVTSRESQDDAATLARNLGMRLEVLPIGGLLDGYRASLATVFEGRAPDVTEENLQARIRGNLLMALSNKFGWLVLVTGNKSEIAVGYNTLYGDTAGGYAVLKDVYKTMVYQLSQYRNGRSGSPDIPLHTLTRAPSAELRPNQTDQDALPPYDVLDPILRLLVEEDRSIESIAKLGFDTALVAAVAQMIRSSEWKRRQMPPGVKISPRAFGKDWRRPITDGWQR; encoded by the coding sequence ATGTCCCAACTCCGGCTTGCCTTAGCGCAGCTCAATCCCAGGGTCGGCGCGATCGACGCCAATGCCGCGCGCGTCGCCGAATGCATCGAGAAAGCGCGTGCCCAGGGCGTCGACGTGCTCGCGGTACCCGAGATGATGATTCCGGGCTATCCGCCCGAGGATCTGCTGCTCGAGCCGGCCTTCATCGCCCGCACCATCGACGCGACCCGCGAACTCGCACCGCTGACGCGCGGCATGACCGTGATCGTCGGCACACTCGATCGCGACGCCGACCTGTTCAACGCCGCGGCAGTCCTTCACGACGGAGCCTGGGCCGCGACCTTCCGGAAACGCTACCTGCCGAACTACGGCGTGTTCGACGAAAATCGTTACTTCATGCCGGGTCGCGAAGGCTCGGTGCTGCTGCGTGACGGGGTGCGGATCGGCGTGAGCGTGTGTGAGGACATCTGGTACCCGGGCGGGCCGGTCGAAGAACAGGTGATCCGGGGCGGTGCCGAACTGCTCGTGAATCTCTCCGCCTCTCCCTACCACGCCGGGAAGTTCGACGCGCGACGCCGAATGCTCGCAACGCGTGCTGCCGACAATCTCGCGGTGGTGGCGTACGTCAACCTGGTTGGCGGGCAGGACGAGATCGTGTTCGACGGCGGCAGTCTGGTGATCGACGAGAACGGCGACGTGCTGGTCGAAGGAGAGCGCTTCGACGAGGACTTCCTGGTCATCGATCTCGAGTTGAGCGGCGTGTTCGGTAGCCGGCTCCACGATCCGCGCTTGCGAAAAGAGCGCGCCCTCGATGAGAGCACGCCCCTTCCGGTCATCGAGCTGACCGCCGCGCGATCGGTTGCCGCCAGGCCTCCGCTCGCCAAGCGCGCACCGGTGCTGGTGCGCGAGCCGGTCGCCGAAATCTACGATGCGCTGGTGCTGGGCACGCGCGACTACGTGCTCAAGAACGGCTTTCGCGAGGTGGTGCTGGGGCTCTCGGGAGGTGCCGACTCGGCGCTGGTTGCCTGCATCGCCGCGGACGCGATCGGCTCGACCCAGGTGATCGGCGTCGCGATGCCGTCGAGCGTCACGTCGCGCGAATCGCAGGACGACGCGGCCACGCTGGCGCGCAACCTCGGCATGCGGCTCGAGGTCCTTCCGATCGGCGGCCTGCTCGACGGCTATCGCGCCTCACTCGCAACGGTGTTCGAAGGTCGGGCGCCCGACGTCACCGAAGAGAATCTGCAGGCGCGAATTCGCGGCAACCTGCTGATGGCGCTCTCCAACAAGTTCGGCTGGCTGGTGCTGGTGACCGGCAACAAGAGCGAGATCGCGGTCGGCTACAACACGCTGTACGGCGACACCGCGGGCGGCTACGCGGTGCTCAAGGACGTCTACAAAACGATGGTCTACCAGCTTTCGCAGTATCGGAATGGCCGCAGCGGCTCGCCCGACATTCCGCTGCATACGCTGACGCGCGCGCCGAGCGCCGAGCTGCGGCCGAACCAGACCGACCAGGACGCTTTGCCGCCCTACGACGTGCTCGATCCGATCCTGCGGCTGCTGGTCGAGGAAGATCGATCGATCGAATCGATCGCGAAGCTCGGCTTCGACACGGCGCTGGTCGCGGCGGTGGCGCAGATGATTCGCAGCTCCGAATGGAAGCGACGTCAGATGCCGCCCGGCGTCAAGATCTCGCCGCGCGCGTTCGGCAAGGACTGGCGCCGCCCGATCACGGACGGCTGGCAGCGCTGA